Proteins from a genomic interval of Capsicum annuum cultivar UCD-10X-F1 chromosome 4, UCD10Xv1.1, whole genome shotgun sequence:
- the LOC124898021 gene encoding uncharacterized protein LOC124898021, translated as MWKAPFSMLLHGHDLYSYLDGSTPSPSLTIITGIVTSANPAGYISKNSWDALHVAYANKSQTRIFSLRDRLMRLTKESQPVTKYLQAIRSISDELSTAGALVSNSELIVKILSGLGSEFHKTFAAIRACDSTITYEELYEKLLDHELFL; from the exons ATGTGGAAGGCACCATTTTCCATGCTTTTGCATGGTCATGATCTCTATAGTTATCTTGATGGGTCGACACCTTCCCCATCTCTCACTATCATAACTGGCATAGTCACTAGTGCCAATCCTGC CGGCTACATCAGTAAAAACAGCTGGGATGCACTGCATGTCGCCTATGCGAACAAGTCCCAAACTAGAATTTTCAGTTTGCGTGATCGACTTATGCGTCTGACCAAAGAATCCCAGCCAGTCACAAAATATTTGCAAGCTATTCGATCTATTTCTGATGAACTCTCTACTGCCGGTGCTCTAGTCTCCAACTCTGAACTTATTGTCAAGATCCTCAGTGGTTTGGGTTCAGAGTTTCATAAAACCTTTGCTGCAATCCGTGCTTGTGACTCCACTATTACTTATGAAGAACTCTACGAAAAGCTTCTGGATCATGAGCTTTTCCTTTGA